One genomic segment of Flagellimonas marinaquae includes these proteins:
- a CDS encoding sensor histidine kinase → MNKKLFVLLVVLMSLSLLGIIFVQVYWIRTSINDKEEQFSRTVTDILDKVASRVEKREMKEYSDRLASLADSVGEPKSAHYKNFMFVERDLNSDEILFYSHGILEEDYTITSAFFDNGLGGNDSTTFKNFTSRRTKSVFKEEFGIDGKSYSLTPIEKVTNIGKLDKIELAAWEDVFMEYSKTQPIHKRVSNQELELLLGQELSNRNIDIDYEYGVYSQGYPTKIRSRKFKFSGSKMYKAPIFKDSGGVSNFSLLLTFPSMKKYIFSSVMGMAVLSFVFTLVILLAYSSAIYQLIKQKRISEIKSDFINNMTHEFKTPIATINLAVEAIRNPKSIEDKEKVLRYLGMIRDENKRMHAQVENVLRISKLEKNQLDISKDRVNMHDIITDAIAHIELIVQDRGGYVNAHLDAERSEVLANDMHLTNVVVNILDNAVKYSPETPKIDVFTEVAKNSIIIKVQDQGSGMSKAVLKKVFEKFYREHTGDIHNVKGHGLGLAYVKRIIDDHQGEVYAESEKGKGSTFFIKLPLI, encoded by the coding sequence ATGAACAAGAAGCTATTCGTTCTTCTGGTTGTTCTTATGAGCTTATCCCTTTTAGGGATAATTTTTGTGCAGGTATATTGGATTCGAACATCCATAAACGACAAGGAAGAACAATTCTCAAGAACAGTTACGGACATACTGGATAAAGTAGCGAGTAGGGTGGAGAAACGGGAGATGAAGGAGTACTCGGACCGTTTGGCTTCTCTTGCAGATAGTGTTGGTGAGCCAAAAAGTGCCCATTACAAAAATTTTATGTTTGTAGAAAGGGACCTTAATTCGGACGAAATCCTTTTCTACTCACATGGTATCCTGGAAGAAGATTACACAATAACCTCGGCGTTCTTTGATAATGGATTGGGTGGAAACGATTCCACTACATTTAAAAACTTTACCAGCCGAAGAACCAAAAGTGTTTTTAAGGAAGAATTTGGTATTGATGGTAAAAGCTATAGTTTAACTCCAATTGAGAAAGTAACCAATATCGGTAAGCTAGACAAAATCGAGTTGGCTGCATGGGAAGATGTGTTTATGGAGTATTCCAAAACACAACCCATACACAAACGGGTTTCCAATCAAGAACTGGAACTTCTCCTTGGTCAAGAATTGAGCAATAGGAATATTGATATCGATTACGAATATGGTGTTTACAGTCAAGGCTATCCTACTAAAATAAGATCCAGAAAGTTTAAGTTCTCTGGCTCTAAAATGTACAAAGCCCCAATTTTCAAGGATAGTGGGGGAGTTTCCAATTTCTCATTGCTGTTAACCTTCCCGAGTATGAAGAAATACATATTCAGTTCGGTGATGGGAATGGCCGTATTGTCCTTTGTGTTCACGTTGGTAATTTTATTGGCGTATTCCAGTGCCATTTACCAGTTGATCAAACAAAAACGGATTTCGGAGATCAAATCCGATTTTATCAACAACATGACACACGAGTTTAAAACGCCCATTGCCACCATAAATTTAGCGGTGGAGGCCATTAGGAACCCAAAATCCATTGAGGATAAGGAAAAGGTGTTGCGATATTTGGGCATGATTCGTGATGAGAACAAGCGCATGCATGCGCAAGTAGAAAATGTGCTGAGAATATCCAAGTTGGAGAAAAACCAATTGGACATAAGTAAAGATAGGGTAAACATGCACGATATTATAACCGATGCCATCGCCCATATCGAGTTGATTGTTCAGGATAGAGGGGGGTATGTAAATGCCCATCTCGATGCAGAAAGGTCGGAGGTATTGGCCAACGATATGCACTTGACCAATGTGGTGGTCAATATTTTGGACAATGCCGTAAAATATTCACCGGAAACACCAAAGATTGATGTGTTTACCGAAGTGGCAAAGAACAGCATAATAATAAAAGTACAAGATCAAGGCTCGGGAATGAGCAAGGCAGTACTCAAAAAAGTATTTGAAAAATTTTACCGGGAACATACCGGCGATATACATAACGTTAAAGGTCACGGATTGGGATTGGCCTACGTAAAACGAATAATAGACGATCATCAAGGCGAGGTTTATGCCGAAAGTGAAAAAGGAAAAGGAAGCACTTTCTTTATAAAACTCCCTTTAATTTAA
- a CDS encoding response regulator transcription factor has protein sequence MDTEKKKILLVEDDPNFGIVLKDYLNMNDFDVVLAKNGMEGFEKFKKDNFDVCILDVMMPYKDGFTLAREIREKNENVPIIFLTAKTMKEDVLKGYKAGADDYLNKPFDSEVLLMKLKAILQRKASSSLADSKQFEFEIGNFHLNSKLRFLKYKEEEPIKLSPKENELLRLLALHENDLMPRELALTKIWRDDNYFTSRSMDVYIAKLRKYLKKDDLVEILNIHGEGFRLVVKAENEQ, from the coding sequence ATGGATACAGAGAAAAAGAAGATACTATTAGTGGAGGACGATCCAAATTTTGGAATTGTGCTAAAAGATTATTTGAACATGAACGACTTTGATGTTGTTCTGGCCAAAAACGGAATGGAAGGTTTCGAAAAATTCAAAAAGGACAATTTTGATGTTTGTATTTTGGACGTAATGATGCCTTATAAAGACGGATTTACCCTAGCACGGGAAATCCGTGAAAAGAACGAAAATGTTCCGATTATCTTTTTAACGGCCAAGACCATGAAAGAAGATGTATTGAAAGGATATAAAGCAGGTGCGGACGATTATTTGAACAAGCCTTTCGATTCTGAAGTATTGCTTATGAAGTTGAAGGCGATTCTGCAAAGAAAAGCCTCTAGTTCCTTGGCCGACAGCAAACAGTTCGAGTTCGAAATTGGAAACTTCCATTTAAACTCCAAACTACGTTTTCTAAAATATAAAGAAGAGGAGCCCATTAAACTATCACCAAAAGAAAATGAACTTTTACGTTTGTTGGCGCTTCATGAGAATGATCTAATGCCACGAGAATTGGCACTAACAAAGATTTGGAGAGATGACAACTACTTTACATCCAGGAGTATGGATGTTTATATCGCCAAGTTGAGAAAATACCTTAAGAAAGACGATTTGGTCGAGATTTTGAATATTCACGGCGAAGGTTTTAGACTTGTGGTAAAAGCCGAAAACGAGCAATAA
- a CDS encoding GntP family permease: MEINLLLAVLIGIAILLFLILKLRIHAFVALLIGSITVGLIAGLDPGQITGTVQKGMGGTLGFVATVVGLGAIFGGILEASGGAKAIADFMVAKFGLKKAPSAMVISGFLIAIPVFFDVAFIILVPMIYALQRRTGKSLLLYAIPLLAGLAITHAFIPPTPGPIAVADIIGVDLGWVILMGFAAGIPTALIAGLWFGKHISKKIFVAAPEEIEEENHPKLPPITQVLLIIGLPIVLILLNTMASAGTFGTLNTNLLNIIALVGHPFSALIIANLLAWYFFGLKKGFTKDQLLKISTKSLAPAGTIILLTGAGGVFKQVLTDTGAGELLASSLSNAGIPVLAFAFISAAIVRIVQGSSTVAMITAAGLVSPLLVNSSLNSIELACLVIAIASGASIFSHVNDSGFWLVGQYLGITEKQTFRSWTIMTTILAFVGVLTVSIIYAFA; this comes from the coding sequence ATGGAAATTAATCTACTGTTGGCCGTTCTTATTGGAATAGCCATTCTATTATTCCTGATTTTGAAACTCCGCATTCACGCGTTCGTTGCTTTATTGATCGGTAGTATTACCGTTGGCCTTATTGCCGGGCTGGATCCCGGCCAGATCACCGGAACGGTACAGAAAGGGATGGGCGGGACCTTGGGTTTTGTGGCAACGGTGGTAGGTTTGGGCGCTATTTTTGGTGGAATTTTGGAAGCATCGGGCGGTGCAAAGGCCATTGCCGATTTTATGGTTGCCAAGTTTGGATTAAAAAAAGCTCCTTCAGCTATGGTAATTTCAGGTTTTCTGATTGCTATTCCCGTTTTTTTCGATGTAGCTTTTATCATATTGGTCCCCATGATCTATGCCCTACAGCGTAGGACCGGTAAATCACTTCTCCTATATGCCATACCCCTGTTGGCAGGTTTGGCTATTACTCACGCTTTTATCCCCCCAACACCAGGACCAATAGCAGTGGCCGACATTATTGGAGTAGATCTGGGCTGGGTAATATTGATGGGCTTTGCCGCAGGAATTCCAACAGCATTGATCGCCGGGCTATGGTTCGGAAAACACATTTCGAAAAAGATATTTGTTGCAGCACCGGAAGAAATTGAAGAAGAAAACCACCCTAAACTCCCCCCAATTACTCAAGTATTACTAATTATAGGGCTGCCCATCGTTTTGATTTTGTTGAATACAATGGCTTCTGCGGGAACTTTTGGAACTTTAAATACCAATTTATTGAATATTATCGCATTGGTCGGCCATCCATTTTCTGCATTGATCATTGCGAACTTATTGGCCTGGTACTTTTTTGGGCTAAAAAAAGGATTTACCAAAGACCAACTATTAAAGATATCCACCAAATCCTTGGCCCCAGCAGGAACCATAATCCTTTTGACGGGTGCAGGAGGCGTTTTTAAACAAGTGTTGACAGATACAGGGGCAGGCGAACTTTTAGCCTCCTCTTTAAGTAATGCAGGAATTCCTGTTTTGGCCTTTGCCTTTATTAGTGCTGCTATAGTCCGTATTGTTCAGGGTTCGTCCACAGTTGCCATGATTACCGCGGCAGGTTTGGTTTCCCCCTTATTGGTCAATAGCAGTTTAAACTCTATTGAACTTGCCTGTTTGGTTATTGCAATTGCATCCGGCGCCAGTATATTTTCGCATGTCAACGATAGTGGTTTCTGGCTGGTCGGTCAGTATTTGGGCATAACGGAAAAGCAGACCTTCCGTTCTTGGACCATAATGACCACTATATTGGCTTTTGTTGGGGTACTGACCGTTTCTATAATTTATGCCTTTGCATAA
- the coaE gene encoding dephospho-CoA kinase (Dephospho-CoA kinase (CoaE) performs the final step in coenzyme A biosynthesis.), with product MMIVGLTGGIGSGKSTVAKMFKELGVPVYDSDKEAKKLMVDSKEVRFKIEQLLGNNAYANGGLNRQYIAGKVFKSPELLQKLNNIVHPAVRTHFLEWAKTQESPYVIQETALIFENGAQEKYDRTILVTAPVENRIQRVIDRDNVGKQAVLDRMENQLNDEKKQRMAHYSIENLDLEKTKEKVKELHLKLLAMAIKF from the coding sequence ATGATGATAGTTGGACTTACAGGGGGTATAGGCAGCGGTAAGAGCACAGTGGCCAAAATGTTCAAGGAGCTTGGAGTGCCCGTGTACGATTCGGATAAAGAAGCCAAAAAGTTGATGGTGGACTCCAAAGAAGTAAGATTCAAAATTGAGCAGTTGTTGGGTAACAATGCCTATGCTAATGGCGGTTTAAACAGACAATATATTGCCGGTAAGGTGTTTAAAAGTCCGGAACTACTTCAAAAATTGAACAATATTGTGCATCCGGCAGTTAGAACCCACTTTTTGGAATGGGCCAAAACGCAAGAAAGTCCCTATGTAATCCAAGAGACTGCATTGATTTTTGAGAATGGGGCGCAAGAAAAATATGATCGTACCATTTTGGTGACCGCTCCGGTCGAAAATCGAATTCAAAGGGTCATCGATAGGGACAATGTGGGCAAGCAAGCGGTTTTGGACCGAATGGAAAATCAGCTGAACGATGAAAAAAAGCAAAGAATGGCCCATTATTCAATAGAGAACCTGGACTTGGAGAAAACCAAGGAAAAGGTTAAAGAACTACACCTCAAACTTTTAGCAATGGCCATTAAATTTTAA